The genomic DNA GTCGCCAAGTCGTGGGAAGCGCAGGGCGGCACGTTCATTCACCTTGTCGATTTGGACGGAGCGAAGGCAGGCCATCCGGTAAACGATGAGCTGATCGGGGAAATCGCCCGCAGCGTCCAGGTTCCAGTACAAGTAGGCGGCGGCCTGCGGACGCTGGAGGATGTGAAGCGCCTATTGTCGCTGGGCGTCAGCCGGGTTATTCTCGGGACGGCGGCCATCGAGGATCGCCAGTTTACAGAATCCGTGCTTGGCACCTACGGCGACAAAGTTGCTATCGGCATCGATGCGCGCAATGGCTTCGTTGCTACGCGCGGCTGGCTGGAGACCTCGGAGGTTCAGGCGGAGGTGCTCGCCAAGGAGCTGGCGGCCAAGGGCGCGGAGACCTTTATTTTTACGGACATTTCCCGCGACGGGATGATGCAGGGGCCGAACGTAGAGGCCATTGTCGCTTTGGCGAAGGCTTCAGGACGCACGGTTATCGCCTCGGGCGGCGTAACCGTCCAGGATGACCTGCTCAAGCTTGCGGCTCATGCCCAGGAGGGCGTAGGTGGCGCGATCGTCGGCAAAGCGCTGTACACCGGCAGCATCGATCTGGCGGCGGCCATCAAGGCGATCCAGGGCTAGCGTCAGGCGGCTAGGATCAAGATCAAGAGGTCTCAAAGGGCGCTTGAAAACAGATGCGGCAGCTTTAGGCCGAAGGAAACTATTCTAGGAAGGATTGATCCAATATGCTCGCAAAACGGATTATTCCCTGCCTTGACGTGAAGGACGGGCGGGTCGTGAAAGGCGTCAATTTTGTAAATCTGCGGGATGCGGGGGATCCGGTCGAGCTCGCGGCGCTCTATGACCGGGAAGGCGCAGATGAGCTTGTCTTCTTGGACATCTCCGCTTCAAACGAAGGACGGGCGACGATGGTCGAGGTCGTAAAGCAGACCGCTGGAGAGATTTCCATTCCATTCACCGTAGGCGGAGGCATTTCCCAGGTGGAGGATATGAAGCGAATTCTGCGTGCGGGTGCGGACAAAATCGGCATTAATACCGCAGCCGTGCTGAATCCCGATCTGATCTCTGATGGAGCGAAGCGCTTCGGCTCCCAATGTATCGTTGTCGCGATCGACGCGAAATATAACGAGGAGCTGAAGGATTGGGAGGTCTACACCCACGGCGGACGGAAGGCGACGGGAATGAGTGCGGTCCAGTGGGCGCTGGAGGCCGAGTCGAGAGGCGCGGGCGAAATTCTGCTGACGAGCATGGACGCTGACGGTACCAAGGATGGCTTCGACCTGTCCTTGACGAAGGCGATCAGCCGTGCAGCAGGCATTCCGGTCATTGCTTCCGGCGGCGCGGGCAAAGTGTCCCATTTCTATGACGTATTTACCGAAGGAGAGGCGGATGCTGCCTTGGCAGCAACGATTTTTCATTATAAAGAGATTGCGATCCCGGATTTGAAAAAGGATCTGATATCCAGAGGAGTGGAAATACGATGACTCAGCAACTTAAGCAGCAGCTTCCGCTGAATCAGCTGGAAGAGGCCATTCAATGGGACGAGAGCGGCCTTGTGCCGGCCATCGTGCAGGACGCCGCCTCCAAGGATGTGCTGATGCTGGCCTACATGAACCGGGAATCCCTGAAGAAGTCTCTGGAGACCGGGCAGACCTGGTTCTGGAGCCGCTCGCGCGCCGAGCTGTGGAACAAGGGGGCTACCTCGGGCAATACGCAGCAAATTGTAGCCCTTCGCTATGATTGCGACGGCGATACCTTGCTCGTTGAGGTGCATCGGCAAGGCCCGGCCTGTCATACCGGGGAGGACAGCTGCTTTTATCGCACGGCTGCTACAGCTGAAGATCAGGCTGCAGGGGCCGGCGCTGCGAATGGCGGCACGGCAAGCGGCCGATTCGCCGTTCTGGCCGAGCTCGAGCAGCTAATTGCCGAGCGGTACAAGGAGCGTCCTGAAGGGGCTTATACGACTTATCTTTTTGATAAAGGGATCGATAAAATCCTGAAAAAGGTCGGCGAGGAAACTGCGGAGTCAATCATCGCCGCCAAAAACGGGGATAATGACGAGCTGCGTTACGAGGTCAGCGATTTAATCTATCATTTGCTTGTACTGCTGCGCGAGCGGAATCTGCCGCTTGACGACATTATGCAGGAGCTGGAGCGGCGTCATGAACGTCCGCGCCGGGATTAATAAGGCGCAAGCGAGGGATTATAAATGGCAGAGAAGAGGAATTATTGGATAGACTATCATACGCATCATGCCCGCTGCGGCCATGCTGTAGGCAGTCTGGAGGAATATGTCGTCCGGGGCATCGAGATCGGCCTGTCCGAAATCGGCTTATCCGATCATATGCCGCTTTTGCATGTAGACCCGGAGACTTACTATCCTGAAATGGCTATGCTCAAGGACGAACTGCCGCATTATGTGGAAGAGGCCTTTGCCCTTAAGGAGAAGTACCGCGGCCAGATCGACGTGAAGGTCGGCCTGGAAGGGGACTATATCGAGGGCTGGGAAGCCGATATCGAGAAGATCATTCAGGCCTATCCGTGGGATTATGTCATCGGATCAGTGCATTTCCTGGGGGAGTGGGATGTTTCCGACTACCGCCAGGTACATAACTGGGACGGCCAGGACGTCTTTGCCGTGTATGAGCGTTATTATAAAGCAATAGGCCAAGCCGCCAAGACGGGCTTCTATGACATCATTGGGCATTTTGACGTCATCAAGCGTTTTGGCCAAGTCCCGGGCATGGAACGGGAAGCAGAGACAAAGGCTTTGGAGCAGGCCGCTTTGGCGGCTATTGCCGAATCCGGAATTGCGATGGAGCTCAATGCTTCGGGATTATCCAAGCCTTGTGCTGAAATGTTCCCGGCCAACCGTATCTTGGAGTCGGCAATCCAATTGGGAATACCGCTGACGGTAGGCTCCGATGCCCATAATCCTCTGAAGCTAAGCGAACACCTGGATAAGGCGCGGGCCACGCTGTACGGATTGGGAGTCCGGGAGCTGGCGACGTTCACGGAACGGCAGCGCAGAATGATTCCACTGGAGCAGGATTAGAAGAGCAATGAATAACCCACATAAACGACTACAATAATGATCCAGGAGGCAGTTATGGGATCCAAGCTGAGAATATTTGCGGGTTCATCGAATCCAAGATTGACGGCGGAAATATGCAAGCGGCTCGGGGTCGAGCCCGGTAAGGTTAAGCTGTCCCGATTCAAAAGCGGAGAGATTTATGTGCACTATGAAGAGAGCATCCGCAACTCCGACGTGTTTCTGGTGCAGTCCCTTTCCCATCCGATCAATGAGCTGTTCGTCGAGCTGCTGGTCATGATTGATGCAGCCAAACGGGCTTCCGCGCGGACGGTTAATGTCATTATGCCTTATTACGGCTATGCGCGGCAGGAGCGAAAATCAGCTCCGCGGGAACCGATCTCCGCGAAGCTGCTGGCCGATGTGCTGACCACAGCGGGGGCGAGCCGGGTTGCGACAATCGACTTGCATGCGCCTGCGATTCAAGGATTCTTTAACATTCCTGTCGATCATTTGACCGCGCTTGATCTGATGACTGAATATTTGAAGGCACAGAACATTCCGAATCCGGTCGTTGTATCTCCTGATGCCGGGCGGGCATCGATGGCGGAGAAGCTGGCCAGCGGGCTGGATTCTCCCTTCGCCATTATGATCAAGAAGCGGCCGGCTCATAATGAGTCGGTCATTACGCATGTCATCGGAGATGTTGCGGGTTATACACCGATCATTATCGAGGATTTGATCGACACCGGGAGCACGATCGTGAACGTCGTGGAGGGGCTGAAGGAACGCGGGGCCAATGACGCCTACGTCTGCGCGACGCACGGCTTGTTCTCGGATCGGGCTGTTGAGCGCCTGCATCATAAGAACATCCGCGAAGTCGTGGTAACCGATTCGATCGAGCTGCCGGAGCAGCCGCCGGCCCATTTTAAGGTGCTGTCCGTTGCGCCGATGCTGTCCCAGGCGATCCAGCTTATTACGGAGGGCGGATCAATCGCTGCTTTGTTCAGGGATCGGGGTATTTAAATTCTTGGTCAAGAGGCAAGCAGAACAGAAAAGAGCCAGAAAATCTTCTGTCAAAGGGGATTTTCGGCTCTTTCTTGGTTTTAGGGCTTGCGGCGGCTTTTTCCTAATATGAGCCAGACAACCAGTCCGGCAATCAATGCGAGGGGGACGAGGATAACTAACAAAGTAAGGATGATGTTCTCCCATAAAATAGTCAACAAACTCACTCCATTTGTAAAATTTTGTATCCCTAATTATACTTCGGGACATGCTGGATTTTTCCTCTAAATCAGGCGATAATCCGTATTTTACCTCCTCGATTTCCCGTGGGAGGACCGCTCCCTCTATGGTATACTGTGTTGAGAGATAGAGATAGAAGGAGGTGCCTTGAGTGAAGAAGAACAGAATCCCAATGGAGGGCATGCAGGCGAATGTGCTGCGGCTGTCCATGGATGCGAACTTTTTCTTTGAGAGAGCTGTCTCATCGCTGGACCGCAATCGCTATGACAAGGCATTGAAATATTTTCGTAAAGCGGTGGAATATGAGCCGGGCAACCCGGTGAATCATTGCAATATGGCGGGCATACTGTCGGAAATGGGCGATTATGAGGCGTCTAATGCTGTATTGTCTGCCATTTTACGGGACATTGATCCGTCTTTGACGGAATGTTATTTCTACATGGCTAATAATTATGCGAATATGGAGCAGTTTGAGGCGGCAGAAGAGGCATTAATTACGTATCTGCAAGAGGATGAAGGCGGACAATTTCTGGCCGAAGCTGAAGAGATGCTGGATTTGCTGCAATATGAGCTGGAGCGTCCGGCGAAGCTGAAGCGCATCAAAGCGCGTGAGGGCATGATCGAGCATGAATTGGCCCGTGAATTGCTCGAAGAAGGGAAATTCACCCAGGCTGTGAAGCTGCTGGAGGAGATTGTCGAGCAGCATCCGGATTTTCTGGCCGCCCGTAACAATTTGGCATTAGGATATTATTATTTGGGGTTGTTCCCGCAGGCGATGGAGGCCATTAACGGAGTATTAGAGCGGGATGCCGGCAATCTGCACGGCCTCTGCAACCTGGCTATATTTCTGCAGCGGGAGGGCCATGCTGCCGAATTGGACAGGCTACGGGGGCTGCTCCGGGCTGTGGTTCCTTTCCATCAGGAGCATCTGTTCAAGCTGGCTACGACGATGGGGATACTTGGAGAGCATGAGGCGGCTTATACGCATTTCAGGCGGCTGCTCAAAGACCATGAGGTGAACCGCGATCCTGTTCTATATCATTACACGGCGGCGGCGGCTTGCAATACCGGACGCTATCCGGCTGCGCGCGCGCTTTGGCGGCAGTTAAGCAAGCTGGATCCCGGTTCGGGCATCGCTTCTTTTTATTTGAATCGACTGGACGATGATGAACTGCAAGGGCAATATCCTTCGATTAGCTATCATTATAACCTTCCTTTTGAAGAGCAGCTGAAGCATCCGGAGAAATGGGAGAACGGCTTCCCTCCGGAAATTCGGGATAATCCCCTCATCCGTGCTTCCTTCTTCTGGGCGCTGCGCCATGGAGATCACCGTACGAAGCTTCAAGTCATTCAGGCCCTCGGCATGATTGCCGACCGGGAAGTAGAAGAGGCGCTGCTCGCCTTCTTGCTCGTTCCAGAGGAGAATGTGTATTTAAAAGACATCGCTGTTCTGGTGCTGCGGTCTATTGGGGTAAAAGCTCCGGTGCCCGTATGGAAAGACGGGACAACGATCATGGTCGATCCCAGCAAAATAGGCTCCGGCTTGCCAGTATGGCGAAGCGAATGGCAGGCGGTGGTCGATTTGGCCATCAAGCGGATTGGCAAGTCTTCGGACCTGCGGTTGCAGCATGACATCGAAACGTTATGGGTAGATTTTTTGACTCGTTTATATCCGGACATTCCGGCAATGGCCCATATCGAAGGTTGGGCGGCCGCGCTCGATTATCTGACGGCAAAAATGCACCGCAAAGCGCTCACCTATGAGGAGGTGGCGAAGCGATACGGGATTTCCGCATCGACGGCCAGCCGTTACGCCCGGCGGATGAATCAGGTATGCAAGGTGCAGGATAATGGGAAGGAAAAGGCGGATACCTTTCCCTTCGTGCAATAATAACTATGCCGGTCCGTCCGCCGATTGCCGGACGGAAGGGTAAGACAGGCCTTTCTTGGGTAAAACTTGTGTATAGGATCAATTACATAATGTATCATAGGCGAATTATGAATTGATTTGATGAACAATGACTACCAGGGAGGTTCGGTTAATGTACAAAGCGATTGTAATTGGAACGGGGCCGGCGGGTCTGACGGCAGCGATATACTTGGCCCGCGCCAACTTGAATCCGCTCGTGATCGAGGGTATGCAGCCCGGAGGGCAGTTGACGACCACTACGGAAGTTGAGAACTTCCCCGGCTTCCCGCAGGGTATTATGGGTCCGGAGCTAATGGATCAGATGCGGAAGCAGGCCGAACGCTTTGGCGCCGAGTTCCGCAGCGGATGGGTACAGGAGGTGGAGCTTCGCCAGCGGCCGTTCAAATTGACCCTAGAGGGCGGCGAAGTTCTGGAGGCAGAGACCGTCATCATTTCCACGGGGGCTTCCGCCAAATATTTAGGCATTCCCGGCGAGAAGGAGAACGTGGGGCGCGGAGTAAGCACCTGCGCAACCTGTGACGGCTTCTTTTTCCGCGACAAGAAAATTATCGTGATCGGCGGCGGCGACTCCGCGATGGAGGAAGCGAGCTTCCTGACGCGTTTTGCCACCAGCGTGACCGTCGTTCACCGGCGAGACGAGCTTCGTGCCTCGAAGATCATGCAGGATCGCGCTCGAAATAATGAGAAAATCGAATGGGCGCTGAATCGCACCCCGCTTGAGGTTTCGACGGACGAGCATGGCGCAGTTATCGGCCTTAAGGTCCGGAACAATGCAACGAATGGGGAAGAGCTGATTCCGGCAGACGGCATCTTCGTTGCGATTGGCCATACGCCGAATACGAAGTTCCTTGGCGGACAGATTAAGACGGACGAGCATGGTTATATCCTTGTTAAGCCGGGAACGACGATCACGAATGTCGAAGGCGTATTCGCTTGCGGCGACGTGCAGGATACGCGTTATCGCCAGGCGATTACCGCAGCAGGCTCAGGCTGTATGGCGGCGATGGACTGCGAGAAGCTGCTGGAGGGCGCGATGGTGCGTGACTGGAGCGAGACGCTTAACCCCTGAAATACAAGCTGAAGGCTGTTCTTAGGTCATCTTCGGATGGATGACGCTAGGAACAGCCTTTATCTTTTGATGGGCTAAATCCATCCCTTGTCCTCCGCGAGACGCACGGCTTCAATCCGGCTCTTCACTTCAAGCTTGTTCAATATTTCGGAAATGTAATTGCGGACGGTTCCATAGGACAGATGCAGGGATGAGGAGATTTCGCCGGCGCTTAGCCCGTCTGCCGCGAGCTTGAGGATTTCCCGTTCCCGGGCGGTCAACGGGTTCTCTTCGCGCACGGCTCCGAAGATCAGCTCGGGCGATATTTCACGATGCCCGGCCATCACGCGGCGGATGGATTCCGCCAGCTTCTCGGAGGGCTCGTCCTTGAGCAGGTAGCCGTGAACGCCAGCCTGTACCGCCCGCTCAAAATACCCCGGCCGGGCAAAGGTGGTCAGAATGATGACGCGGCAGGGAGAGGAACGCTGTTTGAGGAGCTCAGCGATATCCAGCCCGCTCTGGCCGGGCATTTCGATGTCCATCAGCAGGACATCGGGCTGAACGCGTTCAACTAAAGCCAGCGCTTCTGCTCCGTTCTCTGCCTGACCGATGACTTGAAGGTCCTCTTCCATATCGAGCAGAGAGGCGAGCGCTCCCCGCAGCATGCGCTGGTCTTCAGCGATGATAATGGAGATCATGCTGTCCATCCTCCTTTCCGTCTTTCGTGATGATCGGAACAACGATGCGCAGCAGCGTTCCGCCTGATTGGCCCGGCGATATGGTCAATGTCCCGTTAATGAGGGACAGCCGCTCTGCCATGCCCTTTAAGCCATTGCCGGTCGTCAATTCAGCGGCAGCCGAATGATCCAGGCCGATACCGTCATCCTCGACGGCCAATTGGACGCTTGCTTCCGAGCGCTCTATTGCAATACGGCAGCATTTGGCCCGGCTGTGCTTCACCGCATTCGTAACGGCCTCCCTAATGCAGAGGCTGACGATGTTCTGGGTTAAATCGGGGATGTCCTGTATGCTGCTCGAATCGCCGGATACCTCAAGCTTGATGCCGGCAATGCGCAGAATTTCCTCGGCTTCGGACAATTCCTCACTGATCATGGCCGCACGCATGTCGGATACCAGCTCGCGTACTTGGCGCAGCGCAGCCCGGGAGGTGCGCTGTATCTCCCGGGCCTCCTCCTGAGCCCGCTGCGGATCGAGGGGAGCGAGCCTCTCGACAAGCTGGCTTTTGAGCGTAATCAAAGATAAGGTGTGGCCCAAGGTATCGTGGAGGTCACGGGCGATGCGCAGGCGCTCCTCCCGCTTAATGAGCGCCTCGATTTGCTCATTGGCCTGGTCGAGCTCCTTCTCGAGCTGCTGCCGCGTGTTTAAGGAGCGGATGCCGAACGGAGAGGCGATCATGATCACCAGGAAGGGGAGCAGGAGCAGCAGATCCGTTCCTTTAAACCGCGGCAGATTCAGCATGATGGATAGAGCTTGCATGAGGAGGAATGCCGCCATGCTTATTCTGAATTTCTTCCGGTCGGTATACCAGCCGATGAAATTGGCCGTGAAGAAGCCCATGTAGAGGTTATAGGGACTGTACAGGATGCTCATGGCCAGAATGATCGCCATTTGCAGAGCGAGCCATCCATTAAAGGCGCGCCCGGTGACAAAATACAGCTGACGATAGCTGATGACAAACAGTGTAATCATGAGGCATCCCCCAAGAAGCATAAATCCGCTGTAGCTCCGCAGGTTAAAGATCGGCATGGCAATATAGATAAGCCAGACATAAGGGAAGAAGCCTAACTTCTGGGGAAGAAACTCGAACGCTTTGCGCGACATGTTTGTTTTACACCGCTTCCTGTTTTTTTCGAATATAGGTGGATAGTAACATAAACAGGAGAAAATAGCCCAGCAAAATCAGTACGTTGCTCCACTGGGGCGTTTGTCCGCGAATGATCGCCCAAGCGCCGCCGCCGAAGTTGTAAGAGGGCAGCCAGTGCGCGATGCGCTGCATGATCCGCGGCAGGATATCGATCGGTATCCACATGCCGCCGCAAATGGCAAGAATCATATAAACGGCATTGCTGACCCCGCTTGCGGTATCGACCCGCTTCATCGTGCCGACCAGCGTGCCGAGCGCGAGAAATGGCAGGGAGCCGCCAAGAATCCACAACCCGCTGAGCAGCCATTGGTTTGGTGAAAGGGAGATGCCATTGATGAGATAGCCCGCCAGGAAAATGACAATGATCGAGAACAGATGCATGACGGTTTGACCGAACATTTTGCCGAAGAAGTAGGTCGTGCCCGGCAGCGGGGTGACCCGCATGAACTTATCCCAGCCGTTCGTCCGCTCCTGGACCAGCCGGATGCCGAGGGTCATGATCGCTGAGCCCATCACGCTAAAGGTGGTCATAGACATGAGATAATGCGCCTGCCACAGCTGGACGTCATCGGCCCCGGTGTTGAAAACTCTCGTGAAAATGAAGTAAAACGCAATAGGCATCGCCAGTGACCAAAATACATAAAAAGGATTGCGTAGAATCCGCAGCATTTCTGCTTTGCACTGCAGTCCGATAATTCTCATGATGATTTCGCCTCCCCTGCATACATCGTGAATTGTTCAAAAGCTTCGTCCAAACGTCCCTGGTCGATCCGGACATCGCGGAGGGGCAGCTGTTCGGCGAAAATGGCCGCGAGCGCTTCGTCCGTATTGTCAGTGCTGATGTAAATGCGCCCGTCTTTGTCATAGCAGTCCGAGACAGGAGGGAGCTTCATCAGCCGCTCGCGGAGCATCGGGCTGTCCTCGCTGGATGTGAAAGAGATGGAGCGCTTCACGATTTGGGATTTGATCTGCTCGGGCGTGCCGTCAGCGGCGAGCTGTCCCTGGTTGAACAGCAGGATGCGGTCCGCGATATCGTCGGCCTCCTGCAGGTAATGGGTGGTGAACAGGATCGTGCGGCCTTCATCGGCCATGCGCCGGACATTATCCCAAAAACGGCGGCGCGCGGCAATGTCAAGTCCGACGGTTGGTTCATCGAAGAAGACAAGCTCGGGATTGCCTGCCATCGCCAGCGCGAAGCCGAGACTGCGCTTCTGGCCCCCGGACAGCTTCTCTCCGTAGCGGTTCAGATCAGATTTGCTGAGCCCCGTCAGTTCGATGAGGGCATCCATGTCCAGGGGGGCGGGGTAATAGGACCGAAACAACATCAGTAATTCCCGGACCCTGAGCTTATCCAAAACGCTGACTTCCTGCAGCATCGTGCCGATTCTTTCCCGCACTTTGCGATCTTTCGGATGGCCGCCGAGCAGCCGAACCGTTCCTTCGGTCGGCTCCAGCAGGCCGAGCATCATGGATAAGGCCGTCGTCTTGCCTGCTCCATTCGGCCCGAGGATGGTGACGATGGAGCCTTTGGCAATTTGAAAAGATATGCCGTCAACGGCTTTTTTGTCTTTGAATGATTTAGTGACATGATTCATTTCAATAATAATAGGGGCATTTGTATTCATGAGGATCGCCTCGCTTCTTTGTATCATGTGAGATATTGCTGTTTAAGTTCATGATAGAAGAATGCGGCGGGGGCCGTTAGTATGGACTGTCATGAATTTCAGGTGACAATTGTCAATTGGACAGATGGGGCAGGGCTGGCAGCTGGGGGATAGCACCCGAAGAGGAAGTATTATGGCATATGGCATGGGGATAGGGTACCCCTGCACTCATTCATGAACAAAGCGGGATGGTCAATGGGTACCGAAAATTGGATGTGGGACCGCTTGTTTTCCATTTAATTTTTTTTGTACTGATTTTTTGAGGAGGAAAGCAGCGAGGCGTGTGCGTGCCGCCTTCAGTAGATTGTGGGCGGAAGCCACAATTCCAGATTTAATAGGAACCTTTTCCAGATCCTGCAGGGAAAACACTGGCGGAACGATCGGGTTGTCCTTGATGTGACTAAGCACGCTCTCCAGCTCCACTTTACGCCAAGTGCAAGATCACGTCCTTCTCGCTCGGTAATTTTTAAATCGAACGTACCGGCCATTCGGCAAACTAAACGGTCATCCATCTCTTCATGTGTCCAGTTGATGCTTGCCGAATCTCCTTCCTGTAGCGCCGGGTTTTCTAATTCAAATAGCTGCCGTAAGGAAAGAGAAAAAATCAAACGAGGCTCCCTTTCCTCGCCTATAGCATATAAATAGTTCTCCTCACTGCCATAGCTTTTTTAATAGTTCAACTTATTAAATGGATTTATAGTAGTTAGTTTCTGTTGCAAGGAGAGGGAAGTAGATTTAAGTGGATTTCATGTCGTTAGAAGAAGGGAGAAGGCTATTATGGGCTGGATTCTTGATTTTAGGT from Paenibacillus woosongensis includes the following:
- a CDS encoding response regulator transcription factor, whose amino-acid sequence is MISIIIAEDQRMLRGALASLLDMEEDLQVIGQAENGAEALALVERVQPDVLLMDIEMPGQSGLDIAELLKQRSSPCRVIILTTFARPGYFERAVQAGVHGYLLKDEPSEKLAESIRRVMAGHREISPELIFGAVREENPLTAREREILKLAADGLSAGEISSSLHLSYGTVRNYISEILNKLEVKSRIEAVRLAEDKGWI
- a CDS encoding ABC transporter permease, encoding MRIIGLQCKAEMLRILRNPFYVFWSLAMPIAFYFIFTRVFNTGADDVQLWQAHYLMSMTTFSVMGSAIMTLGIRLVQERTNGWDKFMRVTPLPGTTYFFGKMFGQTVMHLFSIIVIFLAGYLINGISLSPNQWLLSGLWILGGSLPFLALGTLVGTMKRVDTASGVSNAVYMILAICGGMWIPIDILPRIMQRIAHWLPSYNFGGGAWAIIRGQTPQWSNVLILLGYFLLFMLLSTYIRKKQEAV
- a CDS encoding ABC transporter ATP-binding protein → MIQRSEAILMNTNAPIIIEMNHVTKSFKDKKAVDGISFQIAKGSIVTILGPNGAGKTTALSMMLGLLEPTEGTVRLLGGHPKDRKVRERIGTMLQEVSVLDKLRVRELLMLFRSYYPAPLDMDALIELTGLSKSDLNRYGEKLSGGQKRSLGFALAMAGNPELVFFDEPTVGLDIAARRRFWDNVRRMADEGRTILFTTHYLQEADDIADRILLFNQGQLAADGTPEQIKSQIVKRSISFTSSEDSPMLRERLMKLPPVSDCYDKDGRIYISTDNTDEALAAIFAEQLPLRDVRIDQGRLDEAFEQFTMYAGEAKSS
- a CDS encoding tetratricopeptide repeat protein, which produces MKKNRIPMEGMQANVLRLSMDANFFFERAVSSLDRNRYDKALKYFRKAVEYEPGNPVNHCNMAGILSEMGDYEASNAVLSAILRDIDPSLTECYFYMANNYANMEQFEAAEEALITYLQEDEGGQFLAEAEEMLDLLQYELERPAKLKRIKAREGMIEHELARELLEEGKFTQAVKLLEEIVEQHPDFLAARNNLALGYYYLGLFPQAMEAINGVLERDAGNLHGLCNLAIFLQREGHAAELDRLRGLLRAVVPFHQEHLFKLATTMGILGEHEAAYTHFRRLLKDHEVNRDPVLYHYTAAAACNTGRYPAARALWRQLSKLDPGSGIASFYLNRLDDDELQGQYPSISYHYNLPFEEQLKHPEKWENGFPPEIRDNPLIRASFFWALRHGDHRTKLQVIQALGMIADREVEEALLAFLLVPEENVYLKDIAVLVLRSIGVKAPVPVWKDGTTIMVDPSKIGSGLPVWRSEWQAVVDLAIKRIGKSSDLRLQHDIETLWVDFLTRLYPDIPAMAHIEGWAAALDYLTAKMHRKALTYEEVAKRYGISASTASRYARRMNQVCKVQDNGKEKADTFPFVQ
- the hisA gene encoding 1-(5-phosphoribosyl)-5-[(5-phosphoribosylamino)methylideneamino]imidazole-4-carboxamide isomerase — protein: MSSFIIYPAIDIRGGKCVRLVQGDYGRETVYNDNPVEVAKSWEAQGGTFIHLVDLDGAKAGHPVNDELIGEIARSVQVPVQVGGGLRTLEDVKRLLSLGVSRVILGTAAIEDRQFTESVLGTYGDKVAIGIDARNGFVATRGWLETSEVQAEVLAKELAAKGAETFIFTDISRDGMMQGPNVEAIVALAKASGRTVIASGGVTVQDDLLKLAAHAQEGVGGAIVGKALYTGSIDLAAAIKAIQG
- the hisJ gene encoding histidinol-phosphatase HisJ; amino-acid sequence: MAEKRNYWIDYHTHHARCGHAVGSLEEYVVRGIEIGLSEIGLSDHMPLLHVDPETYYPEMAMLKDELPHYVEEAFALKEKYRGQIDVKVGLEGDYIEGWEADIEKIIQAYPWDYVIGSVHFLGEWDVSDYRQVHNWDGQDVFAVYERYYKAIGQAAKTGFYDIIGHFDVIKRFGQVPGMEREAETKALEQAALAAIAESGIAMELNASGLSKPCAEMFPANRILESAIQLGIPLTVGSDAHNPLKLSEHLDKARATLYGLGVRELATFTERQRRMIPLEQD
- a CDS encoding ribose-phosphate diphosphokinase; amino-acid sequence: MGSKLRIFAGSSNPRLTAEICKRLGVEPGKVKLSRFKSGEIYVHYEESIRNSDVFLVQSLSHPINELFVELLVMIDAAKRASARTVNVIMPYYGYARQERKSAPREPISAKLLADVLTTAGASRVATIDLHAPAIQGFFNIPVDHLTALDLMTEYLKAQNIPNPVVVSPDAGRASMAEKLASGLDSPFAIMIKKRPAHNESVITHVIGDVAGYTPIIIEDLIDTGSTIVNVVEGLKERGANDAYVCATHGLFSDRAVERLHHKNIREVVVTDSIELPEQPPAHFKVLSVAPMLSQAIQLITEGGSIAALFRDRGI
- the hisF gene encoding imidazole glycerol phosphate synthase subunit HisF gives rise to the protein MLAKRIIPCLDVKDGRVVKGVNFVNLRDAGDPVELAALYDREGADELVFLDISASNEGRATMVEVVKQTAGEISIPFTVGGGISQVEDMKRILRAGADKIGINTAAVLNPDLISDGAKRFGSQCIVVAIDAKYNEELKDWEVYTHGGRKATGMSAVQWALEAESRGAGEILLTSMDADGTKDGFDLSLTKAISRAAGIPVIASGGAGKVSHFYDVFTEGEADAALAATIFHYKEIAIPDLKKDLISRGVEIR
- a CDS encoding sensor histidine kinase, producing MSRKAFEFLPQKLGFFPYVWLIYIAMPIFNLRSYSGFMLLGGCLMITLFVISYRQLYFVTGRAFNGWLALQMAIILAMSILYSPYNLYMGFFTANFIGWYTDRKKFRISMAAFLLMQALSIMLNLPRFKGTDLLLLLPFLVIMIASPFGIRSLNTRQQLEKELDQANEQIEALIKREERLRIARDLHDTLGHTLSLITLKSQLVERLAPLDPQRAQEEAREIQRTSRAALRQVRELVSDMRAAMISEELSEAEEILRIAGIKLEVSGDSSSIQDIPDLTQNIVSLCIREAVTNAVKHSRAKCCRIAIERSEASVQLAVEDDGIGLDHSAAAELTTGNGLKGMAERLSLINGTLTISPGQSGGTLLRIVVPIITKDGKEDGQHDLHYHR
- the trxB gene encoding thioredoxin-disulfide reductase; amino-acid sequence: MYKAIVIGTGPAGLTAAIYLARANLNPLVIEGMQPGGQLTTTTEVENFPGFPQGIMGPELMDQMRKQAERFGAEFRSGWVQEVELRQRPFKLTLEGGEVLEAETVIISTGASAKYLGIPGEKENVGRGVSTCATCDGFFFRDKKIIVIGGGDSAMEEASFLTRFATSVTVVHRRDELRASKIMQDRARNNEKIEWALNRTPLEVSTDEHGAVIGLKVRNNATNGEELIPADGIFVAIGHTPNTKFLGGQIKTDEHGYILVKPGTTITNVEGVFACGDVQDTRYRQAITAAGSGCMAAMDCEKLLEGAMVRDWSETLNP
- the hisIE gene encoding bifunctional phosphoribosyl-AMP cyclohydrolase/phosphoribosyl-ATP diphosphatase HisIE, which encodes MTQQLKQQLPLNQLEEAIQWDESGLVPAIVQDAASKDVLMLAYMNRESLKKSLETGQTWFWSRSRAELWNKGATSGNTQQIVALRYDCDGDTLLVEVHRQGPACHTGEDSCFYRTAATAEDQAAGAGAANGGTASGRFAVLAELEQLIAERYKERPEGAYTTYLFDKGIDKILKKVGEETAESIIAAKNGDNDELRYEVSDLIYHLLVLLRERNLPLDDIMQELERRHERPRRD